The Mucilaginibacter terrenus genome has a segment encoding these proteins:
- a CDS encoding SusC/RagA family TonB-linked outer membrane protein, translating into MRKILRIALLFAFFFVCAKGMAQTGSTVVTGTVSDDKGVTLPGVTVAVKDAQANAITDINGKYSINVPATGRVLVYSFIGMERQEITIGGRTSINVTLKSGTTSLSDVNVVAIGYGTQRRQDVNGAVSSVKASDIANIPQSSVDQLLQGKAAGVTVTQNTGAPGSQTSVHIRGISSFGAAEPLYVIDGVPISGSAGANGGVALNANNGQNSPSPLALLNPSDIESIDILKDASAAAIYGNRASNGVIIITTKKGRSGTSRISYDGYAGFQQPQKYLDLMKLPQYASLQNSLADVYGTGRRGEFADPTLLGPGTDWQRAIFRTAYQQSHQLSLSGGKEGINYYVSGGYFDQDGIAIGSNFKRYSFRSNIDAQIKDWFRAGLTLSGSRSTENIVYSDNGGIIYNALLQAPDVAVYNADGTFAGPPNTPDAVGGILNPVQQALSISNLLNRNNLNGNFYAEIRFAPGLTARTEAGGDFGFSNNNLFNPSYSYGRFSNPTATLQEQQNTNSFYNVKEYITYNHTFAQKHALTALLGYELSSSRWGYTRGTISGFLTNDLGGNVPTLNLGTATTAVVDERKSAPHNLESQFARGIYTFNNKYSVTATIRTDVSSNFAPGHQRGYFPSFAASWRLSDESFMAPIKSVADNIKIRLGYGQLGNEGIAPYSFGSQLNPTITGLGTGFLVARIANPDLTWQHQIEYNAGIDFSLFNYRIDGSFDYFHRKASKFLFQLPLPSYLVGGPDYLGGIAPPYVNAGGIVNKGFDLSLNSHNITGKDFKWNTTLIVSRYKNEVISLANGLPQLIQSVTNGFLSLPITRTVVGGPLGEFYGYRVKGVFKTDEQLRNAPIQFGYPVSNDPNLGNKRTWLGDVQYEDINGDGKVDANDQESLGSPQPNFTFGFTNTFNYKAFDVSIFLQGQQGGKILSLLDRTLGGLANLYQNQYAAEANFWSPTNPTSDIPAPRGGTDNANLQISDRFIHSATYLRVQNVQLGYNFPSKIIRKVKLNRLRMYVSGQNLYTFTGYKGYDPEIGLQNQNPLLSNVDIGRYPSARTVTFGINAEF; encoded by the coding sequence ATGAGGAAAATTCTACGAATAGCACTGCTGTTTGCCTTCTTTTTTGTTTGCGCCAAGGGCATGGCACAAACCGGCAGCACAGTGGTCACAGGAACCGTGTCCGACGACAAGGGCGTTACCCTTCCCGGGGTAACCGTTGCCGTTAAAGATGCGCAGGCTAACGCCATTACCGACATCAACGGTAAGTACAGCATTAATGTACCGGCAACCGGCAGGGTGCTGGTTTATTCATTTATCGGTATGGAGCGCCAGGAGATTACTATCGGCGGCCGTACATCAATTAACGTTACTTTAAAATCGGGAACAACTTCCCTCTCAGATGTTAACGTGGTAGCTATCGGTTATGGCACGCAAAGGCGCCAGGATGTAAACGGCGCGGTATCATCGGTAAAAGCTTCTGATATTGCCAACATCCCGCAGTCCAGTGTAGATCAGTTACTGCAGGGTAAAGCGGCAGGTGTTACCGTAACGCAAAATACCGGCGCGCCGGGCAGTCAAACATCGGTACACATCCGAGGTATCTCGTCGTTTGGCGCTGCAGAACCACTTTACGTTATAGATGGTGTGCCGATTTCGGGTTCGGCCGGTGCTAACGGTGGTGTTGCACTTAACGCTAATAACGGCCAAAATTCTCCAAGCCCGCTGGCATTGCTTAACCCAAGCGATATAGAGAGCATCGACATCCTTAAGGATGCATCAGCCGCTGCTATTTACGGTAACCGCGCATCAAACGGTGTTATCATCATCACCACTAAAAAAGGCCGCAGCGGAACGTCGCGCATTAGCTACGATGGCTATGCAGGTTTCCAACAGCCGCAAAAGTATTTGGATTTAATGAAGCTGCCTCAATACGCATCTCTGCAAAATTCTCTGGCAGATGTATACGGCACAGGCCGCCGCGGCGAATTTGCCGACCCTACCCTGCTTGGGCCAGGTACCGACTGGCAGCGTGCTATCTTTCGTACTGCTTACCAGCAAAGCCATCAATTATCTTTATCAGGTGGTAAAGAAGGTATCAATTATTACGTTTCAGGCGGATATTTTGATCAGGATGGTATCGCTATCGGTTCAAACTTTAAACGTTACTCTTTCCGTTCAAATATCGATGCCCAGATCAAGGACTGGTTTCGTGCAGGTTTGACACTTTCCGGTAGCCGATCTACCGAGAACATTGTTTACAGCGATAACGGCGGTATTATTTACAATGCCTTGCTGCAAGCGCCAGACGTTGCAGTTTACAATGCTGATGGTACCTTCGCAGGTCCGCCAAACACGCCTGACGCAGTGGGCGGTATCCTTAACCCTGTACAGCAGGCGCTAAGCATTTCTAACCTGCTTAACCGTAACAACCTTAACGGTAACTTTTATGCAGAGATACGCTTTGCACCGGGCCTTACAGCTCGTACAGAAGCCGGCGGCGATTTTGGTTTCTCTAACAACAACCTGTTTAATCCAAGCTACTCATACGGCCGCTTTAGCAACCCTACAGCAACCCTGCAGGAGCAGCAGAACACCAATAGCTTTTATAACGTTAAGGAATACATCACTTATAACCACACTTTCGCGCAAAAACACGCGCTTACCGCTTTATTGGGTTATGAGCTTTCTTCTTCGCGCTGGGGTTACACCCGCGGTACCATATCAGGCTTCCTGACGAACGATTTGGGCGGCAACGTACCAACCCTTAACCTGGGTACTGCAACAACCGCCGTGGTAGACGAGCGCAAGAGTGCGCCACACAACCTGGAATCGCAGTTTGCGCGTGGTATCTACACCTTCAACAACAAATACAGCGTAACGGCCACCATCCGTACAGACGTTTCTTCAAACTTTGCGCCAGGCCATCAAAGGGGCTATTTCCCATCGTTCGCTGCATCCTGGAGACTGTCTGACGAATCGTTCATGGCACCTATTAAATCCGTTGCCGATAATATCAAGATCCGGTTAGGTTATGGCCAATTGGGTAACGAAGGTATTGCCCCTTACTCTTTTGGTTCGCAGTTAAATCCAACCATCACGGGTTTGGGTACAGGCTTCCTGGTGGCACGTATCGCCAATCCCGATCTTACCTGGCAACACCAAATAGAATATAACGCCGGTATAGATTTTAGCTTGTTTAACTACCGTATAGATGGCTCTTTTGATTACTTCCATCGTAAAGCCAGCAAATTCCTGTTCCAGTTGCCGCTACCATCATACCTGGTAGGCGGGCCGGATTACCTGGGCGGTATAGCGCCGCCGTATGTTAACGCAGGTGGTATAGTAAACAAAGGTTTTGATCTTTCTTTAAACTCACACAACATCACCGGTAAAGATTTTAAGTGGAACACCACTTTAATTGTATCCCGCTACAAAAACGAGGTTATCTCTCTGGCTAACGGCTTGCCTCAGCTTATTCAAAGCGTTACCAATGGTTTCCTGAGCTTGCCTATTACCCGAACCGTTGTTGGCGGCCCGCTCGGCGAGTTTTATGGCTACCGTGTTAAAGGCGTATTTAAAACCGATGAGCAGCTGCGCAATGCCCCTATCCAGTTCGGCTACCCGGTATCTAACGACCCCAACCTGGGCAACAAACGTACCTGGCTGGGCGATGTGCAGTATGAAGACATTAACGGTGATGGCAAGGTGGACGCTAATGACCAGGAATCACTGGGCAGCCCGCAGCCAAACTTCACCTTTGGTTTTACCAACACGTTCAACTATAAAGCTTTTGACGTAAGCATATTCCTGCAAGGCCAGCAAGGTGGCAAGATCCTGAGCCTGCTTGACCGTACGCTGGGCGGCCTGGCTAACCTTTACCAGAACCAGTACGCTGCCGAAGCAAACTTCTGGAGCCCGACAAACCCTACGTCAGACATTCCGGCACCAAGGGGTGGTACAGATAATGCCAACCTGCAGATCTCTGACAGGTTTATACACAGCGCTACTTACCTGAGGGTACAAAACGTGCAGTTGGGTTATAACTTCCCGTCAAAAATCATTCGTAAGGTTAAGCTTAACCGCTTAAGGATGTATGTAAGCGGCCAAAACCTGTACACCTTCACTGGTTACAAAGGTTACGACCCGGAAATTGGCTTACAAAATCAAAACCCGCTGCTATCCAACGTAGATATAGGCAGGTACCCATCTGCCCGCACCGTTACATTTGGTATCAATGCTGAGTTTTAA
- a CDS encoding hybrid sensor histidine kinase/response regulator transcription factor, with protein sequence MKTPLLLLLLILSAKLFGQNNEYQFSKLDISSGLSHNQVNSILKDSKGFMWFGTVSGLNRYDGYKFRTFKHIQGDSTSLNDDFIESISEGPNNTLWIGTRTGYNIYDPRTEKFSHDIGKALRLLKIPPQNITRIKKDRAGNYWFLNSVTGIYKYNPATAKTIHIAAGSNAIYSNTVSDLSVDSKGHIWLVYNQGVLERLNGFNHKVDYRRKLPELPIGLNSGYKVFIDKQDDVWAFVPSYSNGVYYLSRDQKTFKHLDKGITPESLNTNVVANVVQDNKNNIWIATDHGGINLLNKQDFSIKYLLNREDDNKTVGQNSIVLLYKDDTGIIWVGTYKRGVSYYHESIIKFPLYTHHLSDPGSLSFSDVNKFVEDKNGNLWLGTNGGGLMYFDRKKNKFKKYLHNAADPNSLTNNVIASMYLDHEQKLWIGTYFGGLDCFDGKVFKHYRHSQSDKTSLSDDRIWSILEDTDHNLWVGTLSGGLNMLNRKTGKFTHYIPTPGSSNSIHSNYIPALLEDKHNNIWIVTSYGIDVLNRKTGQFSHYIHDDKDPSSIINNWTNNILADGRGLIWVSTREGLSIFDPASGKFTNLTRKDGLPDNTVLDILEDKAHNIWVSTPNGLSNIIVNRQSAALKFQFINYNEKDGLQGREFTPYSSYKTRSGELIFGGGNGFNIFRPEDLRTSKRVPQLVFTDLQVFNKSLAVGEKINGTAILTSSITDAKQIELKYNENVFSVEFAALYYFDPDKVKFEYTMDGFNKDWIAADNLTRKATYTNLDAGDYAFKVRASNPGFWTSKEITLHVTILPPFWKTTWAYILYALAFTVVLLYIRRRGIAKLRTQFLLEKEREETQRLHELDLMKIKFFTNVSHEFRTPLSLIMAPVDRIVKQAKDPEVKSQLLLVNRNAKRLLNLVNQLLDFRKMEHQELKLHKRSGDIVSFIRDLSCSFTDVAEQKSIDFVFDTEIEEFYINFDHDKIERILFNLLSNAYKFTHSGGQVSVLLSLVEQEDDTALEIRIMDTGIGIQFDKIDKIFEPFFQNDLPGSMLNQGSGIGLSITKEFVRLHGGEITVESEPGQGSCFTVILPMQQLDDILFTDTTHTIEHEKDELPNANPKTTARLKDTRDTRMPTVLLVEDNDDFRFYIKDNLKDAFNIIEADNGKKGWQKALAQHPNLVVSDITMPEMNGIDLCRKIKTDPRTSHIPVILLTAMAGEEQQLKGLETGASDYMTKPFNFEILVSKIKNILSQQESMRKTYQKQVEVTPTEMHVDSPDELFIKKVLLLIDNNISNPGFSVEELSGEMFVSRYTLYKKILQMTGKTPNELVRQMRLKRAAQLLETGHLTISQICNKVGFKSQKYFVKTFKAEFNTIPSRYAEQFNES encoded by the coding sequence ATGAAGACACCTTTACTACTGCTTCTGCTCATTTTGTCGGCTAAATTGTTCGGACAAAATAACGAGTATCAGTTCTCAAAACTGGATATAAGCAGCGGGCTGTCTCATAATCAGGTAAACAGTATATTAAAGGACAGCAAAGGCTTTATGTGGTTTGGTACTGTTTCTGGCTTAAACCGTTACGATGGCTACAAGTTCAGGACCTTCAAACACATACAGGGAGACAGCACAAGCCTGAACGATGATTTTATTGAATCGATATCTGAAGGACCAAATAACACCTTATGGATAGGAACACGCACGGGCTACAACATTTACGATCCGCGCACAGAAAAGTTTAGCCATGACATAGGCAAAGCTTTAAGATTGTTAAAAATCCCGCCCCAAAATATAACCAGGATCAAAAAAGACCGGGCGGGTAATTATTGGTTTTTAAATTCGGTTACCGGTATTTACAAGTACAATCCCGCTACGGCGAAGACCATACACATAGCCGCGGGTAGCAATGCTATCTACAGCAATACCGTTTCTGATCTGTCGGTAGACTCTAAAGGGCATATATGGCTGGTTTATAACCAGGGAGTATTGGAGCGGCTCAACGGCTTTAATCACAAAGTAGATTACCGCAGGAAGTTGCCCGAGCTGCCGATTGGGTTAAACAGCGGCTATAAAGTTTTTATTGATAAACAAGATGATGTATGGGCCTTTGTGCCGTCATACTCCAACGGGGTATATTATTTAAGCAGGGATCAGAAAACGTTCAAACACCTGGATAAAGGAATAACCCCTGAAAGCTTAAATACAAACGTTGTGGCTAATGTTGTTCAGGACAATAAAAACAACATCTGGATAGCTACAGATCATGGCGGAATAAACCTGCTGAACAAACAGGATTTCAGCATCAAATACCTGTTAAATAGGGAAGACGACAATAAAACTGTTGGCCAAAATAGCATAGTACTGCTTTATAAAGATGATACAGGCATTATTTGGGTAGGCACCTACAAGAGAGGAGTTAGCTATTATCATGAAAGTATTATCAAGTTCCCGCTTTATACGCATCACTTGTCAGACCCCGGAAGCTTAAGCTTTAGCGATGTAAACAAATTTGTGGAAGACAAAAATGGAAACCTGTGGCTAGGGACAAACGGCGGCGGCCTGATGTACTTCGATCGTAAAAAAAATAAGTTCAAAAAATACCTCCACAATGCGGCTGATCCAAACAGCTTAACCAACAATGTAATTGCTAGCATGTACCTGGATCATGAGCAAAAGCTATGGATCGGGACCTACTTTGGCGGTTTGGACTGTTTTGATGGAAAAGTATTTAAACACTACCGCCACAGCCAGTCGGATAAAACTAGTTTATCTGACGATAGAATATGGTCGATATTGGAAGACACTGACCACAACTTGTGGGTAGGCACGCTATCCGGCGGATTGAACATGCTGAATCGGAAGACAGGTAAGTTTACACATTACATTCCTACGCCAGGCTCCTCTAATTCTATCCATTCCAATTACATTCCGGCATTACTAGAAGACAAGCACAACAACATATGGATAGTAACCTCCTATGGTATCGATGTATTGAATAGAAAAACGGGGCAATTTTCTCATTATATACATGACGATAAAGATCCATCGAGCATTATAAATAACTGGACCAACAACATCCTGGCCGATGGCCGAGGTTTAATTTGGGTGAGCACACGTGAAGGATTAAGCATATTTGATCCTGCCTCCGGTAAGTTTACTAACCTCACCAGAAAGGACGGGCTGCCTGATAATACCGTTTTGGATATTCTGGAAGACAAGGCGCACAACATTTGGGTAAGCACCCCTAATGGCTTGTCTAACATCATTGTAAACAGGCAATCTGCTGCGCTGAAGTTCCAGTTCATCAATTACAACGAGAAAGATGGTTTACAAGGACGTGAGTTTACGCCTTACTCCTCTTACAAAACCCGTAGCGGGGAGCTAATATTTGGAGGCGGAAATGGTTTCAACATTTTTCGTCCGGAAGATTTACGCACTAGCAAACGCGTACCTCAGCTGGTGTTTACGGATCTACAAGTGTTTAATAAAAGCCTTGCAGTTGGAGAAAAGATTAACGGAACTGCTATACTGACCAGCTCAATTACGGACGCTAAGCAGATAGAACTAAAATATAACGAAAACGTGTTTTCTGTAGAGTTTGCTGCACTTTATTACTTTGATCCGGATAAGGTTAAGTTTGAGTACACCATGGATGGCTTTAACAAGGATTGGATTGCCGCAGATAACCTCACCCGTAAGGCAACCTACACAAATCTTGATGCCGGCGACTATGCCTTTAAAGTACGTGCTTCTAACCCTGGCTTTTGGACAAGTAAAGAGATTACACTACATGTTACCATATTACCTCCATTTTGGAAAACAACCTGGGCTTATATACTATACGCGCTGGCTTTTACCGTGGTTTTGTTATATATAAGGCGGCGTGGCATAGCTAAACTACGTACGCAATTCTTACTGGAGAAAGAACGCGAAGAAACCCAGCGCCTGCATGAACTTGACCTGATGAAAATCAAGTTCTTTACAAACGTAAGCCATGAGTTTCGTACACCTTTGTCGCTGATTATGGCACCGGTTGACAGGATAGTGAAACAAGCAAAAGATCCAGAGGTAAAAAGCCAGCTTTTGCTTGTTAACCGCAATGCCAAGCGGTTGCTTAACCTTGTAAATCAGCTACTCGATTTCAGAAAGATGGAGCACCAGGAGCTTAAACTCCATAAACGCTCCGGAGATATCGTGAGCTTTATAAGAGACCTCTCCTGTTCTTTTACAGACGTCGCGGAGCAAAAAAGCATCGACTTTGTGTTCGATACAGAGATAGAGGAGTTCTACATCAACTTCGATCATGACAAGATTGAGCGTATACTGTTTAACCTTTTGTCAAACGCTTATAAGTTCACCCACTCGGGTGGGCAGGTAAGTGTGCTGCTTAGCCTGGTTGAACAAGAAGACGACACCGCTTTGGAAATCAGAATAATGGATACCGGCATTGGCATTCAATTCGACAAAATAGATAAGATATTTGAGCCATTCTTCCAGAATGATCTGCCAGGGAGTATGCTGAACCAGGGCAGCGGCATAGGCCTATCCATCACCAAAGAGTTCGTGCGGCTTCATGGCGGGGAGATAACGGTGGAAAGCGAACCTGGCCAGGGCAGCTGCTTCACCGTGATACTTCCTATGCAACAGTTAGACGATATTCTGTTCACAGACACTACGCACACTATTGAACACGAAAAGGATGAACTACCTAATGCTAACCCTAAAACAACAGCTCGCCTAAAAGATACCAGAGACACCCGGATGCCAACCGTTTTATTGGTTGAGGACAACGACGACTTCCGCTTTTATATAAAGGATAACCTTAAAGACGCTTTTAATATTATTGAAGCTGATAACGGCAAAAAGGGCTGGCAAAAGGCTTTGGCTCAGCACCCTAACCTCGTGGTAAGCGATATAACCATGCCAGAGATGAACGGCATTGACCTCTGCCGCAAGATTAAGACCGATCCGCGTACCAGCCATATACCCGTTATATTGCTAACGGCTATGGCAGGCGAAGAGCAGCAATTGAAAGGATTGGAAACCGGCGCCAGCGATTACATGACCAAACCCTTTAACTTTGAGATACTCGTATCCAAAATAAAGAACATCCTGAGCCAGCAGGAAAGCATGCGCAAAACCTATCAAAAACAGGTTGAGGTTACTCCTACTGAAATGCATGTAGATTCGCCCGACGAGCTGTTCATCAAAAAGGTGTTACTACTGATAGATAACAACATCTCCAATCCGGGCTTTTCGGTAGAAGAGTTGAGCGGCGAGATGTTTGTGAGCCGCTATACCCTGTACAAGAAGATACTACAGATGACCGGCAAAACCCCTAACGAACTGGTGCGCCAGATGCGTCTTAAACGTGCTGCGCAGCTTTTAGAGACCGGTCACCTTACTATATCGCAGATTTGTAATAAGGTTGGCTTTAAAAGCCAGAAGTACTTTGTAAAAACCTTTAAAGCGGAGTTCAACACTATACCCTCCAGGTATGCTGAGCAATTTAACGAATCTTAA
- a CDS encoding RagB/SusD family nutrient uptake outer membrane protein — protein MKKYIKYLGGLAVMTCITATSCKKEFFNKAPEDAITLDNFYQTADQVQSSTNGLYNNVWFSWNNKAAWAITELSSGNARTYSSDVVAFGNFSVTGDNTELNNAWVSLFTVIAQSNALINNLPSKVSASVPSSVVNNALGEAHFMRGLAYFYLVRLFGNVPIIENSLDYVNNFQINTNPVADVYKFIERDLQFAEANCNKMVRSGSSVAQGHVSSGSATAMLSKVYLYQQKYAEARAAAEKVINSGEFKLYGVDVAGKTYTDLFETASNNNEESVAALQWAAGAPYGHGNSMQASFAINSIITGTGDGYSVIGPTIDLQTAYEPGDKRLHGTIMLAGDKYPELNQAGGGFTVPTDVNSQNTRAGIKKYVTGTPADNGGKGGAQSTGNNTYLMRYAEVLLIEAEAVLGSNSSTADPAALVPFNKVRQRAGLNPLPSITKNDIFHERRIELAIEGDYWFDLGRLDGFNVASHPLAKAIIDNQERGTYSNDTPPVVYSQKIPIPADGFLFPYPTTEVAANPKLKEAPVAYVFK, from the coding sequence ATGAAAAAATATATAAAATATTTAGGTGGTTTAGCTGTGATGACCTGCATTACCGCTACCAGCTGCAAAAAGGAATTCTTTAATAAAGCACCAGAGGATGCCATAACGCTTGATAACTTTTATCAAACTGCAGACCAGGTACAATCAAGCACCAACGGCCTGTATAATAACGTATGGTTTAGCTGGAACAATAAGGCCGCGTGGGCAATTACCGAGCTTTCCAGCGGAAACGCGCGCACCTATTCCAGCGACGTGGTTGCTTTTGGCAACTTCTCGGTAACGGGTGATAATACCGAGCTTAATAACGCCTGGGTATCGCTATTTACTGTGATAGCGCAGTCTAACGCGCTTATTAACAACCTGCCTTCAAAGGTATCTGCATCAGTCCCTTCTTCAGTAGTTAACAACGCGCTTGGCGAAGCGCACTTCATGCGTGGCCTGGCATACTTTTACCTGGTGAGGTTATTTGGCAATGTGCCAATTATTGAGAATAGCCTTGATTACGTAAACAACTTCCAGATAAATACCAACCCCGTTGCTGATGTGTACAAGTTTATTGAGCGCGACCTGCAGTTTGCAGAAGCCAATTGCAACAAGATGGTACGCAGCGGCAGTTCTGTAGCGCAGGGGCATGTATCAAGCGGCTCGGCAACGGCAATGCTTTCTAAAGTATACCTGTACCAGCAAAAATATGCCGAAGCGCGCGCTGCTGCAGAAAAGGTCATAAACAGCGGCGAGTTTAAACTCTACGGTGTTGACGTAGCGGGTAAAACCTATACCGACCTGTTTGAGACAGCCAGCAACAACAACGAGGAATCTGTAGCTGCTTTACAATGGGCTGCAGGTGCGCCTTACGGCCATGGTAACTCCATGCAGGCATCATTCGCCATTAACTCTATCATTACGGGTACCGGCGACGGCTACTCGGTTATTGGCCCCACAATTGACCTGCAAACAGCTTACGAACCGGGCGACAAACGCCTGCACGGTACTATAATGCTTGCCGGCGATAAATACCCTGAACTGAACCAGGCAGGCGGCGGCTTTACCGTACCTACCGATGTGAACTCGCAAAATACGCGGGCCGGAATTAAAAAATATGTGACAGGTACCCCTGCTGATAACGGTGGTAAAGGTGGCGCCCAATCAACCGGTAACAACACCTACCTGATGCGTTATGCAGAGGTACTGCTGATAGAGGCCGAAGCTGTATTAGGCAGTAACTCCAGCACTGCAGACCCTGCCGCGCTGGTACCGTTTAACAAAGTAAGGCAACGCGCAGGCCTAAACCCGCTGCCGAGCATCACGAAAAACGACATCTTCCACGAGCGCCGCATAGAACTGGCTATTGAAGGAGATTACTGGTTTGACCTTGGCCGCCTGGATGGCTTTAACGTTGCCAGCCACCCGCTTGCCAAAGCAATTATTGATAACCAGGAGCGTGGCACCTACAGTAATGACACGCCGCCGGTGGTGTATTCACAAAAGATACCAATTCCTGCTGATGGGTTCCTGTTTCCTTACCCTACCACGGAAGTAGCAGCAAATCCTAAGCTGAAAGAAGCGCCGGTAGCCTATGTATTTAAATAA
- a CDS encoding IPT/TIG domain-containing protein: protein MKNIKTYFWVLSALMVFGFAACKKDQPEGGKGAPTISRVRTVSKADTIVGVVHRITLDSSSVYDDRTVVAFDSTVAEGKLNNQYAIIGENLLTTTSVSFNGSSVYFNPALVTDKVIIITIPNGTPFGPSQANKLTVVTKYGTVDFNFSIAQPPPTITSFDPLAASTGDIITIKGTVFDGVTAVKFDDTPAEIVGTPTPTQIQVKVPAGIVQSYIYVTTPGGTTKSAASYGFKYVIYGDALSAGWGGQGNGGYDGYGSTRNYASTEHPKRGPNAIAVTVDNGYGALQLGYGGATLSVTEKGLTSLKVSVYGGNAIKAGDRVQLVINGNYGAAYPIELKPGAYTDYTIPLSAVGSPATISEITFQTLGVAAPSTFYVDDLGFI from the coding sequence ATGAAAAATATAAAAACATACTTCTGGGTACTATCGGCATTGATGGTATTCGGATTTGCGGCCTGCAAAAAAGACCAGCCTGAAGGCGGCAAGGGCGCGCCAACCATAAGCCGTGTGCGCACGGTTAGTAAGGCCGACACCATTGTGGGCGTAGTACACCGCATTACCTTAGACTCTAGCAGCGTTTATGACGACCGCACGGTTGTGGCATTTGACTCTACAGTTGCAGAAGGTAAGCTGAACAACCAATACGCAATTATTGGCGAGAACCTGTTAACAACCACTTCGGTATCTTTCAACGGCTCGTCGGTATACTTTAACCCTGCGCTGGTTACAGACAAGGTGATTATTATTACCATACCTAACGGTACGCCTTTCGGGCCCAGCCAGGCTAACAAGTTAACGGTAGTAACTAAATACGGCACGGTAGACTTCAACTTCTCTATAGCGCAGCCACCGCCGACTATCACCAGCTTTGATCCGCTGGCAGCCAGCACGGGCGACATTATTACCATCAAGGGAACCGTGTTCGATGGTGTTACCGCAGTTAAGTTTGATGATACCCCTGCCGAAATCGTAGGTACACCTACCCCAACGCAAATTCAGGTAAAAGTACCAGCTGGCATTGTACAAAGCTACATTTATGTAACCACACCGGGCGGCACTACAAAGTCGGCAGCATCATACGGCTTTAAATATGTTATTTACGGCGATGCACTTTCTGCCGGCTGGGGCGGCCAGGGTAACGGAGGTTACGACGGCTATGGCAGTACACGTAATTACGCCAGTACCGAACACCCTAAACGCGGCCCTAACGCAATTGCCGTAACAGTTGATAACGGCTATGGCGCTTTGCAGCTGGGTTACGGAGGTGCTACCTTAAGCGTTACCGAAAAGGGGCTTACAAGCCTTAAGGTATCTGTTTACGGCGGCAACGCGATCAAGGCGGGCGACCGTGTGCAACTGGTGATAAACGGTAACTATGGCGCGGCCTACCCTATTGAGTTAAAGCCGGGCGCATATACCGATTACACCATCCCGCTTAGCGCTGTAGGCAGCCCTGCTACTATAAGCGAGATTACCTTCCAAACACTTGGTGTAGCTGCACCAAGCACCTTCTATGTAGATGACCTTGGTTTTATATAA